Proteins co-encoded in one Capsicum annuum cultivar UCD-10X-F1 chromosome 9, UCD10Xv1.1, whole genome shotgun sequence genomic window:
- the LOC107840745 gene encoding uncharacterized protein LOC107840745 yields the protein MANSWRRNQQIKILTPKNLLLFFFTSLLLLIFLYLTSQTQQPHTKSIEKTIFNVPITPFNCYNSQQAYPIIANIVEGVKYPFLFSLSDFGNLPEKPHKNIQRILKGKPFRRPDISVTIQEFLEKMKGKNGIVIDVGANVGMASFAAAVMGFKVLAFEPVFENLQKICEGIYFNRVGELVEVYEAAVSDHNGNITFHKLVGRLDNSAVSATGAKLAFKSNEEIEVQVKTIPLDEVIQETERVLLIKIDVQGWEYHVLKGASKILSRKKGEAPYLIYEEDERLLQASNSSTKEIREFLRSVGYNRCTQHGTDAHCTKTD from the exons atggCAAATTCATGGAGAAGAAATCaacaaatcaagattttaacacccaaaaatctcctccttttcttcttcacttcACTTCTCCTTCTCATTTTCCTTTACCTCACATCACAAACTCAGCAACCCCACACAAAATCCATTGAAAAAACAATCTTTAATGTTCCAATTACACCCTTTAATTGTTACAATTCACAACAAGCTTATCCTATTATAGCTAATATAGTTGAAGGTGTAAAatacccttttcttttttcactttcaGATTTTGGTAATTTGCCTGAAAAACCTCATAAGAATATTCAAAGAATACTTAAAGGAAAACCCTTTAGAAGGCCTGATATATCTGTGACAATTCAAGAATTCTTGGAAAAAATGAAGGGTAAAAATGGAATTGTAATTGACGTTGGTGCTAATGTAGGAATGGCTAGTTTTGCTGCTGCTGTTATGGGGTTTAAAGTTTTGGCCTTTGAACCTGTTTTTGAGAATTTGCAAAAGATTTGTGAAGGGATTTATTTTAATAGAGTTGGGGAGTTAGTTGAGGTTTATGAAGCTGCTGTTTCAGATCATAATGGGAATATTACCTTTCATAAG TTGGTTGGTAGGCTCGATAATAGTGCAGTCTCGGCCACTGGTGCCAAGTTGGCTTTTAAGTCAAACGAAGAGATTGAAGTTCAAGTAAAAACTATTCCCCTTGATGAAGTTATTCAAGAAACGGAACGTGTTCTGCTAATAAAAATAGATGTTCAAGGCTGGGAGTATCATGTACTTAAGGGAGCATCAAAGATATTGTCGAGAAAGAAAGGTGAAGCACCTTACCTAATCTACGAGGAAGATGAGCGATTGTTGCAAGCCAGCAATAGCAGCACCAAGGAAATCCGGGAATTTTTACGCAGTGTGGGCTACAACCGTTGCACTCAACACGGTACAGATGCACACTGCACAAAAACAGATTGA
- the LOC107840741 gene encoding LOW QUALITY PROTEIN: putative late blight resistance protein homolog R1B-8 (The sequence of the model RefSeq protein was modified relative to this genomic sequence to represent the inferred CDS: substituted 1 base at 1 genomic stop codon) yields the protein MAYAAITCLMRTIHQSMELAGCDFQPFYEKLECLRAILEKPCKTTDDLEASTILEAEITDIAYTTEDMVDSESRNVLLAQNVEERSRSMWELFFLLEQALECMKQHIAAWDTMEDLKPQTYALSSVPEQAVERPENIMVGHETEFEMMLDVLARGESELEVVSVVGMGGIGKTTLATKLYNYPCIISRFDIRGEVTVSQEFCARSVLLFLLSSISGKTDESHEHQEDWKLADQLQKLLKGKRYFVVIDDIWTTGAWDNMRRCFPDCNNGSRILLTTRNVEVAEYASSGKPPYPMRLMNFEESWSLSYEKVFANDSFPPEFEWLGKQIALKCGGLPLAIVLIAGLLSNSDKTSNMWRSVAENVSSVVSAEVQCMKVLALSYHHLPSHLKPCFLYFTIFPEDKLISVDRLVELWVVEGFLKVEEMKSIEEVAEKYLKDLIDRSLISIGHSRFDGKIESCGIHDVIRELCLMKAQTMNIVNYLGEKGFLNPRAQSMQYSSKSRGRISIQGEEELAVYHNSDTHSIIMFGRFHQFKPEFSFKQVRVLDLSSVHRPFFPSGILHLLHLRYLALCLRPAVKYYFPSSLIDMIPPSISSLCYLQTFMVYRSSLESRLVTEEYPLILPSEILMMPQLRHLRLDWNYLWDYKPTEKSLVLKNLQRLYGLNPLHCTASLFRLLPNLKKLNVLGVREDFRSLKDRYDICYLYHLEELEFNLTILDTSELVRSVEIDPSDSMIFQNRRPFSFVRVVPLLVLPSPDAFPNLKILSYSGHFFFSWNDLSIVGKLPKLESLKLLNITFGDNEWEVAEEGFPQLKFLQLINIEIWYWIASCDHFPRLERLFLDNCHGLDSITQDFADITTLVLIDITRCTESVGNSAKQIQQDIQEHYGGSVEVHIRHPLRKYASELLSELGLTAAKPAATPMDYNTKLISRQFDEHVKQNQTADDPPANQAAYQKLIGKLLYLTMTRPDIAFCVQTLSQFLQDPKKSHMEAALRVVKYVKGQPGQGVLLSSDSDNRVSAYCDADWASCPQTRRSVTGYFVKIGKSVVSWKSNKQTIESKSSAEPEFRSLAAVTDEMVWILGLMKEIGSEVLLPVDAYTSIPALMGDDLLAGYVSSSIKPLKQDREYLAKRVRLKLITDKKEMFYVKWDISPESKQRRLLHIAELPNLEVLKLMFNACDGEEWCPTVMGFNRLKLLLIEGNHLKYWKATNDNFPVLERLLLSYCHHLKEIPIEFADIHSLQLIEVDFCLPELGESAIRIQQEQEDLGNNPVDVRIIDPLSLVQSHHNDDDDDNEDSDADAAEDDDNKDSDADAAEDDDNXDRRSLSVQNNL from the exons TTTTGGAAGCTGAAATCACTGATATAGCATACACAACAGAAGATATGGTTGACTCAGAATCAAGAAATGTTCTTTTAGCACAAAATGTGGAGGAAAGAAGCAGATCTATGTGGGAGCTCTTTTTCCTCTTGGAACAAGCACTAGAATGCATGAAACAGCATATCGCAGCATGGGACACCATGGAAGATCTAAAACCACAAACTTACGCTCTTTCCAGTGTACCAGAACAAGCTGTAGAGCGGCCTGAGAATATAATGGTTGGACATGAAACTGAATTCGAGATGATGCTGGATGTACTTGCTAGAGGAGAAAGTGAACTAGAAGTTGTCTCAGTTGTAGGGATGGGGGGCATCGGGAAGACAACTTTGGCTACAAAACTCTACAACTATCCATGTATTATATCTCGATTTGATATTCGTGGAGAAGTTACTGTTTCACAAGAGTTTTGTGCGAGAAGCGTACTCTTGTTCCTTCTTTCTTCAATTAGTGGAAAGACTGATGAATCTCATGAGCACCAAGAGGATTGGAAACTAGCTGACCAACTGCAGAAGCTTCTAAAAGGCAAGAGATATTTTGTAGTCATTGATGACATATGGACTACAGGAGCTTGGGATAATATGAGACGATGTTTCCCAGACTGTAATAATGGAAGCCGAATACTCTTGACTACTCGGAATGTGGAAGTGGCTGAATATGCTAGCTCAGGTAAGCCTCCTTATCCGATGCGCCTCATGAATTTTGAAGAAAGTTGGAGTTTATCGTACGAAAAGGTCTTCGCAAACGATTCTTTTCCACCTGAATTTGAATGGCTTGGGAAACAAATTGCATTAAAATGCGGAGGATTGCCTCTAGCAATTGTTCTGATTGCAGGACTTCTCTCTAATAGTGATAAAACATCGAATATGTGGAGAAGTGTGGCCGAGAATGTAAGTTCAGTGGTAAGCGCTGAAGTCCAATGCATGAAAGTGTTGGCTTTGAGTTACCATCACTTACCTTCTCACCTGAAACCGTGCTTTCTATATTTTACAATTTTCCCGGAGGATAAACTGATTTCTGTCGATAGACTTGTGGAATTATGGGTTGTAGAGGGATTTTTGAAGGTAGAAGAGATGAAAAGCATAGAAGAGGTGGCAGAAAAGTATCTGAAAGATCTAATAGACAGAAGTTTAATTTCGATTGGTCATTCGAGATTTGATGGAAAAATAGAAAGTTGTGGCATACATGATGTGATCCGTGAACTTTGCTTGATGAAAGCTCAAACCATGAATATTGTGAATTATCTCGGAGAAAAGGGTTTTCTAAATCCACGTGCGCAGTCCATGCAGTATTCCTCTAAGAGTCGAGGTCGGATCAGTATCCAAGGTGAGGAAGAATTGGCTGTGTACCATAACAGCGACACTCATTCTATTATCATGTTTGGTAGATTCCATCAGTTCAAGCCAGAGTTTTCTTTCAAGCAAGTAAGAGTACTAGATCTTTCTTCAGTTCACCGTCCATTTTTTCCCAGTGGAATACTTCATTTACTTCACTTGAGATACCTAGCTTTGTGCCTTCGTCCTGCTGTGAAGTACTATTTTCCCTCATCACTAATAGACATGATTCCTCCGTCGATATCAAGCCTATGTTATCTGCAAACTTTCATGGTTTACCGATCATCTCTTGAGAGTCGTCTTGTCACAGAGGAATATCCTTTGATATTGCCATCAGAAATTTTGATGATGCCGCAGTTGAGGCACCTCCGTTTGGACTGGAATTATTTGTGGGATTATAAGCCTACAGAGAAAAGTTTGGTTCTAAAAAATTTGCAACGTCTCTATGGATTGAATCCTTTGCATTGTACTGCATCTCTCTTTAGACTGCTTCCCAATCTAAAGAAGTTGAACGTACTTGGTGTCCGAGAAGACTTCCGTAGTCTCAAGGACCGGTATGATATTTGCTACTTATATCATCTCGAGGAATTGGAATTCAATCTTACTATTCTAGATACATCAGAATTGGTACGGTCTGTAGAAATCGACCCTTCAGATTCTATGATTTTTCAGAATCGACGGCCATTTTCTTTTGTACGTGTTGTTCCACTTTTGGTCCTACCTTCTCCCGATGCTTTTCCAAACCTTAAGATTTTATCTTATAGCGGACATTTCTTCTTTTCATGGAATGATTTGAGCATTGTTGGAAAATTGCCCAAACTCGAGTCCCTTAAACTATTAAATATTACCTTCGGAGACAATGAGTGGGAAGTAGCCGAGGAAGGATTTCCGCAGTTGAAGTTCCTGCAACTGATCAATATTGAAATTTGGTACTGGATAGCCAGTTGTGATCACTTTCCCCGCCTTGAACGACTATTTCTTGATAATTGCCACGGATTAGATTCAATCACTCAAGATTTTGCAGACATTACCACACTTGTTCTTATTGATATAACCAGGTGTACAGAATCTGTTGGGAATTCCGCTAAGCAGATTCAACAGGACATTCAAGAACACTATGGAGGTTCCGTTGAGGTCCATATTCGTCATCCTTTG AGAAAATATGCATCAGAGTTACTATCTGAACTAGGATTGACAGCAGCCAAGCCTGCAGCTACTCCTATGGACTACAATACTAAGCTGATATCTAGACAGTTTGATGAGCATGTCAAGCAAAATCAGACTGCTGATGATCCACCAGCAAATCAAGCAGCTTATCAAAAGTTGATTGGCAAGCTATTGTACTTAACTATGACAAGACCAGATATAGCCTTTTGTGTTCAAACTCTAAGCCAATTCCTCCAAGATCCTAAGAAGTCCCACATGGAAGCTGCACTCAGAGTGGTGAAGTATGTTAAAGGTCAACCAGGTCAGGGTGTGTTACTGTCTAGTGACTCAGATAATAGAGTAAGTGCCTATTGTGATGCAGATTGGGCATCCTGCCCTCAAACTAGGAGGTCTGTGACTGGTTACTTTGTGAAGATTGGGAAATCAGTAGTGTCCTggaaatcaaacaaacaaacaattgAATCCAAGAGCTCAGCTGAGCCAGAGTTCAGAAGCCTTGCAGCAGTAACAGATGAAATGGTATGGATACTAGGCTTGATGAAGGAGATTGGGAGTGAAGTATTGCTACCTGTGGATGC ATATACATCGATCCCTGCGCTCATGGGTGATGACCTGCTTGCTGGCTATGTCTCATCAAG TATTAAGCCACTGAAGCAGGACAGGGAATATCTAGCGAAAAGGGTGAGATTGAAGCTAATTACAGACAAAAAGGAAATGTTTTACGTGAAATGGGACATTTCACCAGAAAGTAAACAGAGAAGACTGCTACA CATAGCTGAGTTGCCTAACCTTGAGGTGCTAAAGCTGATGTTTAATGCTTGTGATGGCGAAGAATGGTGTCCAACGGTTATGGGATTTAATCGATTGAAGCTTTTGCTAATTGAAGGTAATCATCTCAAGTACTGGAAAGCCACAAATGACAATTTTCCTGTCCTTGAGCGCCTCCTGCTTAGCTATTGCCATCATTTGAAAGAGATACCTATTGAGTTTGCAGATATTCACTCGCTACAACTGATTGAGGTAGACTTTTGTCTTCCCGAACTTGGAGAATCTGCTATACGAATTCAACAAGAACAGGAAGACCTCGGAAACAACCCCGTGGATGTTCGTATCATTGATCCAT TGTCACTCGTCCAATCGCATCataacgatgatgatgatgataatgaagattcaGATGCTGATGCTGCAGAAGATGACGATAATAAAGATTCAGATGCTGATGCTGCGGAAGATGATGATAATTAGGATCGTCGGTCGTTATCTGTTCAGAATAACCTGTAA
- the LOC107840744 gene encoding probable polygalacturonase At1g80170: MCSSNTSYTMKTLVLLFILIGLTDSRIYSASIFGNAESFNVLDYGAAADGITDDSQALLNAWNAACSSSAGSAEVVIPPNMIFFLSPVILRGPCNSENIYFVISGTLVSPGSPSTWTGQDSSQWLAFRNVTGLIVDGSGTIDGQGQRWWDQSCRYHPEMDGCTRLAPTALKFIFCTQSSISNMYFANSAQTHILIERCNGFKVDNVMIQSPGNSPNTDGIHIQASQYVDITNSKISSGDDCISIGDYSSNVQIYNIQCGPGHGISIGSLGKHGNSAQVENIHVSNAFFHGTTNGARIKTWQVGRGYVRDVIFENLEFNSVKNPIIIDQNYCDVRGACKEMVTGVQVSNVVYQNIVGTSSSDIAINLNCSISVPCTDITMQFIQLTPATSGRKVKAYCRNANGQEYGIEPGPCLS, from the exons ATGTGTTCTTCTAACACTTCATATACTATG aaaacTTTGGTTCTCTTGTTCATTTTAATTGGCTTGACAGATTCAAGAATATACAGTGCAAGTATATTTGGAAATGCAGAAAGTTTTAATGTCCTGGATTATGGAGCTGCTGCTGATGGCATTACAGATGATTCTCAA gCATTACTTAATGCTTGGAATGCTGCATGTTCATCATCAGCTGGATCTGCTGAAGTGGTTATTCCTCcaaatatgatattttttcttAGCCCTGTGATACTCAGAGGCCCCTGCAATTCCGAAAACATCTATTTTGTG ATATCAGGTACACTTGTTTCACCAGGCTCACCTAGTACATGGACCGGGCAAGACTCGAGTCAGTGGTTGGCTTTCAGAAATGTTACTGGTCTAATCGTCGATGGCTCAGGAACCATTGATGGTCAAGGACAAAGATGGTGGGATCAATCATGTCGATACCACCCTGAAATG GACGGATGCACAAGATTAGCTCCAACT GCCTTGAAGTTCATTTTTTGCACTCAGAGTTCAATCAGTAACATGTACTTTGCAAACAGTGCACAAACTCATATACTTATAGAGAGATGCAATGGCTTTAAAGTGGACAATGTAATGATTCAATCTCCAGGAAATAGTCCAAATACTGATGGCATTCATATTCAAGCTTCTCAATATGTGGACATAACAAATTCTAAAATTAGCAGTG GAGATGATTGTATTTCAATTGGAGATTACTCTTCTAATGTCCAAATATACAACATTCAATGTGGACCAGGTCATGGTATAAG TATTGGAAGCTTAGGAAAACATGGTAATTCTGCTCAAGTAGAGAACATTCATGTGAGCAATGCTTTCTTCCATGGAACTACGAACGGAGCTCGTATCAAGACATGGCAG GTTGGCAGAGGATATGTACGCGATGTCATAtttgagaatcttgaatttaaCTCCGTCAAGAATCCCATCATAATCGACCAGAATTACTGTGATGTTCGAGGGGCTTGCAAGGAAATG GTAACTGGAGTGCAAGTCAGCAATGTTGTTTATCAGAACATAGTTGGAACATCGAGCTCGGATATCGCGATAAATTTGAACTGCAGCATTTCAGTGCCATGTACTGATATAACAATGCAGTTCATACAACTAACACCAGCAACATCAGGAAGGAAAGTTAAAGCTTATTGTAGGAATGCTAATGGCCAAGAATACGGAATCGAACCCGGTCCTTGTCTCTCATAA